One Bradyrhizobium sp. CCGB12 genomic window carries:
- a CDS encoding DeoR/GlpR family DNA-binding transcription regulator — MLKTATTRQAHILEIVREQGSASIEQLAARFDVTQQTIRRLANALCDQGLLRRVHGGVSLPVQNQNLAYGSRHRLNANAKRRIAHATANLIPDGTSLMIGLGTTPEYVAQALSRRRDLRVITNSLNVAAAFAHNPDVEITIAGGTLRPLDRDIIGEAAARFFSGFRADFGIFGVGGVDQDGTLLDFHVDEVKARQSIAANSRTSVLVADITKFGRNATVRGGHLDDCHHLVIDDQLPPAFQPIALKYSDRIHTAGNAGHRAT, encoded by the coding sequence ATGCTCAAGACCGCCACGACACGTCAGGCCCACATATTGGAGATCGTGCGCGAGCAGGGCTCCGCCTCCATCGAGCAGCTCGCGGCGCGCTTCGACGTCACGCAGCAGACCATCCGCCGCCTTGCGAATGCGCTTTGCGACCAGGGACTGCTCCGGCGGGTGCATGGCGGGGTCAGCCTGCCCGTCCAGAACCAAAACCTCGCCTATGGCAGCAGGCATAGGTTGAACGCCAACGCCAAGCGGCGCATCGCGCACGCGACCGCCAACCTTATCCCCGACGGGACGTCGCTGATGATCGGGCTCGGCACGACGCCCGAATATGTCGCGCAGGCACTCTCCCGCCGGCGGGATCTGCGGGTGATCACCAACAGCCTGAACGTGGCCGCAGCGTTCGCACACAATCCCGACGTGGAGATCACCATTGCGGGCGGCACGCTGCGGCCACTCGACCGCGATATCATTGGCGAGGCCGCCGCGCGTTTCTTCTCGGGTTTCCGCGCCGATTTCGGGATATTCGGCGTCGGCGGCGTTGATCAGGACGGCACGCTGCTCGATTTCCATGTCGATGAGGTCAAGGCACGGCAATCCATCGCCGCCAATTCGAGAACGTCCGTGCTCGTGGCCGACATCACCAAGTTCGGGCGTAATGCGACGGTTCGGGGCGGCCATCTCGACGACTGCCACCATCTCGTCATTGATGATCAGTTACCTCCGGCGTTCCAGCCGATCGCGCTCAAATATAGCGATCGAATTCACACCGCAGGCAATGCTGGCCACCGAGCGACTTGA